A segment of the Oligoflexus sp. genome:
GAAGAGCTCCATCAGTTTTTTACTGGGAATGCTGATGGCAAAGTTTTCCGGATTGGGAATCTGGCCATCGACCGTGGGATGAAAGAAGTTCACCCCCTCATTATCCTCGGATTTTGCCGAAGTCGGCGCCATCTGAAAAATTAGGTTCACCGCGGCAATTTCCTGGCAGGTCGCAGAGGAAAGCCCGGTCGTGCGATCGCGTGCACAGGTGAACCAGAAGTTGACCTTGACCTGCATGGGACAGGTATCCGCTCGGGGCGGCAGACAACCCGAGGCCCCCTCGCGCGACCAGAAACCCGTCATGGGAATGTAGCCGCCCTGATCATCCGCGATCATGAAGTCCATGGGCTGCGGCCTCGCTCCATCGAAGTAACGGGCCGGGCAGGTCGCTGGACTCATCAGACAATCGAGGAAAGCCTTGTTCTGCACTCCATAGGTGCCTGACTGCACCTCAATGCTGTTTTTGATCTGCATGGGATCGTTGACCGCCAGCTCCACCTGCTTGATCACGCGGCCCTTGGCAGCATTCAGCATCAAGATTTTTTGTTCCGAGAGCCGCTTGGAAAAATACTGGGCGATGCCCAGGCCGAAAAGCGAGAAAAGGCTGACGGTCACCAGCACTTCGATCAGAGTAAAACCCGGACTGAATTTTTTCATTCGGTACAACACAGATGTTTATTCCCATCACAGGTCACATAGGAGTTGGATGAGCCTTTTTTCGCCTGATAATTCTGTTCCACGCGGCAGCCCCCGAGCCGGATGGATTGGATCACGCCCATGCACGCCTGCTCGTTGGTGACCTCGGTGCAGGTGAACTGCGGCCGCGGCACGCAGATGGGCTGCATGGTCGGCGTATAACCGATCAAACGGTGCGTTTGATTGTTCGGACAGGTGATGGTGGTCGGCGAGCAGATGACCTGGCCCATGTTGGTTCCCGTCTGAGTCGAACCCGGCTGGCATACGCAGTTCAATTGTCCCGTCTGATCCACCGAACGAAGCACCGAAAATGGAGGACAGACGCCTTTCAGAGTTTTGTCCTGAATCACAATGGCAATGATCCCACGATTGGCATCGGTGAATTCATCATCCGGGGGAGACGAGGCCAGAACGGGCTGGCCTTTCAAACTCGTGTTCCGGATCTGATAGCGCACCCGGACGCTCAGGGCATCGCCGCAGCTGGCCGCTTCATCCGCGCATTGCGCATAGAAGAAGGCGCGCGCATCAAACTCGGCATTGCAGCGGCCGACGGGCGGGCAGGCTCCACCGTTGTGATCATAGCGGATGGGCGTCTGATCGGGACCTGCCACCGCTGTCGCACCGCTTTGAAAGGGATAGCCCAGACGGAAAGTCTGCATCGCATTGCTTTGCGTCGCGTTGCAGGTGGTGGCCGGATTCATATCCACGCAATTGAGGAGGAGACGATTGCCCGGATCGGGAAAGGCCTGGGCACTGAAAATAAGGTTCTGTTTGGTGATGACGCGGCGCACGCGCATGCTGATGGCATCGCGCGATCCCATCGCTTCAATGCGATAGCGGCTCGCATCCACCTTGGGCAGGAACTGAGATCCCACCACGCCCGCAATCCCGAGTATGC
Coding sequences within it:
- a CDS encoding prepilin-type N-terminal cleavage/methylation domain-containing protein, whose amino-acid sequence is MLYRMKKFSPGFTLIEVLVTVSLFSLFGLGIAQYFSKRLSEQKILMLNAAKGRVIKQVELAVNDPMQIKNSIEVQSGTYGVQNKAFLDCLMSPATCPARYFDGARPQPMDFMIADDQGGYIPMTGFWSREGASGCLPPRADTCPMQVKVNFWFTCARDRTTGLSSATCQEIAAVNLIFQMAPTSAKSEDNEGVNFFHPTVDGQIPNPENFAISIPSKKLMELFSQACLSYHFVDGYRGDGTMICKCLNHRPQKNSDGTPRLDTLGRPLCESNQCKEDEILLGFEQKSNNEWAPVCLGSNMKKHCYKINLKDTPECADNYWISHIDYGKCDLINQASKKKVYTKQDISCANDSALCCREYE
- a CDS encoding prepilin-type N-terminal cleavage/methylation domain-containing protein, producing MRGRPQKFSRESGLSLIEVMITLGILGIAGVVGSQFLPKVDASRYRIEAMGSRDAISMRVRRVITKQNLIFSAQAFPDPGNRLLLNCVDMNPATTCNATQSNAMQTFRLGYPFQSGATAVAGPDQTPIRYDHNGGACPPVGRCNAEFDARAFFYAQCADEAASCGDALSVRVRYQIRNTSLKGQPVLASSPPDDEFTDANRGIIAIVIQDKTLKGVCPPFSVLRSVDQTGQLNCVCQPGSTQTGTNMGQVICSPTTITCPNNQTHRLIGYTPTMQPICVPRPQFTCTEVTNEQACMGVIQSIRLGGCRVEQNYQAKKGSSNSYVTCDGNKHLCCTE